A stretch of the Sphingomonas sp. CL5.1 genome encodes the following:
- a CDS encoding M48 family metallopeptidase: protein MADAWLYDGETALRHAVSVGLEDDALRIARADGGATSVPLATLTRREDVAGDAILARRDLPGWRLILPGGVPADLAAALPAARRYGGVIDRIGLWPATAVFAVLAGIALTLFLNSPPLVARAVPRAVEQRLGELMVGDFGRRGCATPAGDAALATLVQRIDPDDPTIEVSVVRMPIVNAVTLPGGRIVLFDGLVQAARSPDEVAGVIGHEIGHVRHRDVMESLVRQLGLSVLLGGMEGNVGGYTNTLLASAYSRKAEARADDQAIGLLRDARISPAPTAAFFTRLGGKDAKAERMLAYLASHPVSADRAQRFTRSLDPKATYRPALDAAQWRALRGMCAASPKEESGWRF from the coding sequence ATGGCCGACGCGTGGCTCTACGACGGCGAGACGGCGCTGCGCCACGCGGTATCGGTCGGGCTTGAAGACGATGCGTTGCGCATCGCGCGCGCCGACGGCGGGGCGACATCGGTGCCGCTCGCCACGCTGACGCGGCGCGAGGACGTCGCCGGCGACGCGATCCTCGCGCGGCGCGATCTGCCCGGCTGGCGCCTGATCCTGCCCGGCGGCGTGCCGGCGGACCTCGCCGCCGCGCTGCCCGCCGCGCGGCGCTATGGCGGCGTCATCGACCGCATCGGGTTGTGGCCGGCGACGGCTGTCTTCGCGGTGCTGGCGGGGATCGCGCTCACCCTGTTCCTCAACAGCCCGCCGCTGGTCGCGCGCGCCGTCCCGCGCGCGGTGGAGCAGCGGCTGGGCGAGCTGATGGTCGGCGATTTCGGCAGGCGCGGCTGCGCCACCCCCGCGGGCGACGCGGCGCTCGCCACGCTGGTGCAGCGGATCGACCCCGACGATCCGACGATCGAGGTGAGCGTGGTGCGCATGCCGATCGTCAACGCCGTCACGCTGCCCGGCGGGCGAATCGTGCTGTTCGACGGGCTGGTACAGGCGGCGCGCTCGCCGGACGAGGTGGCCGGCGTGATCGGGCATGAGATCGGCCATGTCCGCCACCGCGACGTGATGGAATCGCTCGTCCGCCAGCTCGGCCTCTCGGTGCTGCTCGGCGGGATGGAGGGCAATGTCGGCGGCTATACCAACACGCTGCTCGCCTCCGCCTATTCGCGCAAGGCGGAGGCGCGGGCCGACGATCAGGCGATCGGGCTGCTCCGCGACGCACGGATCTCGCCCGCCCCCACCGCCGCCTTCTTCACCCGGCTCGGCGGCAAGGACGCGAAGGCGGAGCGGATGTTGGCCTATCTCGCCAGCCATCCGGTGTCTGCGGATCGCGCGCAACGCTTCACCCGCTCGCTCGACCCGAAGGCGACCTACCGCCCCGCGCTCGACGCCGCGCAATGGCGGGCGCTGCGCGGCATGTGCGCCGCCAGCCCGAAGGAGGAGAGCGGCTGGCGCTTCTGA
- a CDS encoding cystathionine gamma-synthase family protein — translation MTKDTKAGPETVGQRRSPRPEIERIGGRKLSPATLMMGHGYDPALSEGSLKPPIFLTSTFVFPSAAAGKRHFEGVTGKRPGGAEGLVYSRFNGPNQEILEDRLAIWEEAEDALAFSSGMSAIATLFLSMVEPGDTIVHSGPLYAATETLIARILGRFGVKWLDFPAGATREEIDAVLAEAAKGKVALIYLESPANPTNALVDVEAVAASRDAIFTDSATRPPIAIDNTFLGPLWHKPLRHGADIVVYSLTKYAGGHSDLVAGGVLGSKAHINTIRLMRNTIGTICDPNTAWMLLRSLETLELRMSRAGENAAKVCAFLAGHPKVQRVGYLGFLEGGKDARQADIFRRHCTGAGSTFSLYLKGGEAESFRFLDALRIAKLAVSLGGTETLASHPAAMTHLSVPDARKQALGITDNLVRISIGVEDADDLIADFAQALDAI, via the coding sequence ATGACCAAGGATACCAAAGCCGGCCCCGAAACGGTCGGGCAGCGTCGCTCGCCCCGGCCGGAGATCGAGCGGATCGGCGGGCGCAAGCTCAGCCCCGCCACGCTGATGATGGGCCACGGCTACGACCCGGCGCTGTCGGAAGGCTCGCTGAAGCCGCCGATCTTCCTTACCTCCACCTTCGTCTTTCCCAGCGCGGCGGCGGGCAAGCGCCATTTCGAGGGGGTCACCGGCAAGCGTCCCGGCGGCGCGGAAGGTCTGGTCTATTCGCGCTTCAACGGCCCCAACCAGGAGATACTCGAGGACCGACTCGCCATCTGGGAGGAAGCGGAGGATGCGCTCGCCTTCTCCTCCGGCATGTCGGCGATCGCGACCTTGTTCCTGTCGATGGTCGAGCCGGGAGACACGATCGTCCATTCCGGCCCGCTCTATGCCGCGACCGAGACGCTGATCGCGCGCATCCTCGGCCGGTTCGGGGTGAAGTGGCTCGATTTCCCGGCCGGCGCGACGCGCGAGGAGATCGACGCGGTGCTGGCCGAAGCGGCGAAGGGCAAGGTCGCGCTGATCTACCTCGAAAGCCCCGCCAACCCGACCAACGCCCTGGTCGACGTGGAGGCGGTGGCGGCAAGCCGCGACGCGATCTTCACCGATTCCGCTACGCGCCCGCCGATCGCGATCGACAACACCTTCCTCGGTCCGCTCTGGCACAAGCCGCTGCGCCACGGCGCGGACATCGTGGTCTATTCGCTCACCAAATATGCCGGCGGGCACAGCGATCTCGTCGCCGGCGGGGTGCTCGGATCGAAGGCGCACATCAACACGATCCGGCTGATGCGCAACACGATCGGTACGATCTGCGACCCTAATACGGCATGGATGCTGCTCCGCTCGCTGGAGACGCTGGAACTGCGGATGAGTCGCGCGGGGGAGAATGCGGCGAAGGTCTGCGCCTTCCTCGCGGGGCATCCCAAGGTGCAGCGCGTCGGCTATCTCGGCTTCCTCGAAGGCGGCAAGGATGCGCGGCAGGCGGATATCTTTCGCCGGCATTGCACCGGCGCCGGCTCCACCTTCTCGCTCTACCTGAAGGGCGGCGAGGCGGAATCGTTCCGCTTCCTCGACGCGCTGAGGATCGCCAAGCTCGCGGTGAGCCTCGGCGGCACCGAGACGCTGGCGAGCCATCCGGCGGCGATGACGCACCTCTCCGTTCCCGATGCACGCAAGCAGGCGCTTGGGATCACCGACAATCTCGTGCGTATCTCGATCGGGGTGGAGGACGCCGACGACCTGATCGCCGATTTCGCGCAAGCGCTCGACGCGATCTGA
- a CDS encoding bifunctional 2-polyprenyl-6-hydroxyphenol methylase/3-demethylubiquinol 3-O-methyltransferase UbiG, which translates to MDRRVYDRMAEHDSTHWWYRARRDILADFIAREGRLPMDARILEIGCGTGHNLPMLARFGEVDAIEIDPAARAIASRRLGKDVGAAPLPTLAGVPKEHYDLIAVLDVVEHIEDDVAALAAMRERLAPGGRILITVPAHQWMWSAHDVVNHHHRRYSRATLVKAITAAGLRPRKLGYFNSLLFPLAAGARVAGRLTGRDDSDDTPPSAPLNRLFEGIFRLERHLVGRVPMPPGVSIVTFAEPA; encoded by the coding sequence ATGGACCGCCGCGTCTATGACCGGATGGCCGAGCATGACAGCACGCATTGGTGGTATCGCGCGCGCCGCGACATCCTCGCCGATTTCATCGCGCGCGAGGGGCGGCTGCCGATGGATGCGCGGATTCTGGAGATCGGCTGCGGCACCGGGCATAACCTGCCGATGCTCGCGCGGTTCGGCGAGGTCGACGCGATCGAGATCGATCCGGCCGCGCGCGCCATCGCCAGCCGGCGGCTCGGCAAGGACGTCGGGGCCGCGCCGTTGCCCACGCTGGCCGGGGTGCCGAAGGAGCATTACGACCTGATCGCGGTGCTCGATGTGGTCGAGCATATCGAGGACGACGTGGCCGCGCTCGCCGCGATGCGCGAGCGGCTCGCGCCGGGCGGGCGCATCCTCATCACCGTGCCGGCGCATCAATGGATGTGGAGCGCGCATGACGTGGTGAACCACCACCACCGCCGCTATTCCAGGGCGACCCTGGTGAAGGCGATCACCGCCGCCGGCCTGCGCCCACGCAAATTGGGCTATTTCAATTCCCTGCTCTTTCCCTTGGCCGCCGGTGCGCGTGTCGCGGGGCGGCTCACCGGGCGCGACGACAGCGATGACACGCCGCCGTCAGCGCCGCTCAATCGGCTGTTCGAGGGTATCTTCCGGCTCGAACGCCACCTCGTCGGCCGTGTGCCGATGCCGCCGGGCGTCTCGATCGTGACCTTCGCGGAGCCGGCGTAG
- a CDS encoding VOC family protein, with translation MKYLHTMIRVTDPDKTIAFFELLGLKEVRRMENEAGRFTLIFLAAPEDMNAPGERAEAEVELTYNWPIEGKEPEAYAGGRNFGHLAYRVEDIYETCQRLKDGGHIIHRPPRDGHMAFVKTPDGISIELLQNGVLPPREPWASMPNTGSW, from the coding sequence ATGAAATATCTCCACACGATGATCCGCGTCACCGATCCGGACAAGACGATCGCCTTCTTCGAGCTGCTCGGGCTGAAGGAAGTGCGGCGGATGGAGAATGAGGCGGGCCGCTTCACGCTGATCTTCCTCGCCGCGCCGGAGGACATGAACGCCCCCGGCGAGCGCGCCGAGGCGGAGGTGGAACTAACCTATAACTGGCCCATCGAGGGCAAGGAGCCGGAGGCCTATGCCGGCGGCCGCAACTTCGGCCACCTCGCCTATCGCGTCGAGGATATCTACGAGACGTGCCAGCGGCTGAAGGACGGCGGGCATATCATCCACCGCCCGCCGCGCGACGGCCATATGGCGTTCGTCAAGACGCCGGACGGCATCTCGATCGAGCTGTTGCAGAACGGCGTGCTGCCGCCGCGGGAGCCATGGGCGTCGATGCCCAACACCGGAAGCTGGTGA
- a CDS encoding tetratricopeptide repeat protein, protein MIPLLALLLAADDPAARCVSLARADPAEAERMAERWSLTGGAKAKQCLGLALTEQSRYGEAAAAFEDAARAAEVAKDAMAATYWAEAGNARLAANEPAKARAALDAALAAGTLQGMERGEAHLDRARALVATGDTKGARDDLDAATRDAAADPLAWLLSATLARRMNDLPRARADIAEALKRSADDAQVQLEAGNIAALSGDETGARKAWSAAQRIAPTAPAGVAAAQALAQFNGDHSNEKKP, encoded by the coding sequence ATGATACCGCTACTCGCGCTGCTGCTCGCCGCCGACGATCCGGCGGCGCGCTGCGTGTCGCTTGCCCGCGCCGATCCGGCGGAGGCGGAGCGGATGGCCGAACGCTGGTCGCTGACGGGCGGCGCGAAGGCGAAGCAATGTCTCGGCCTCGCTCTCACCGAACAGTCGCGTTACGGCGAGGCGGCGGCGGCGTTCGAGGACGCCGCCCGCGCCGCCGAGGTTGCGAAAGACGCAATGGCCGCGACCTATTGGGCGGAGGCCGGCAACGCCCGGCTCGCCGCCAACGAGCCGGCCAAGGCGCGCGCCGCGCTTGATGCGGCGTTGGCGGCGGGCACACTTCAGGGAATGGAGCGCGGCGAGGCGCATCTCGACCGCGCCCGCGCGCTGGTCGCGACCGGCGACACCAAGGGCGCGCGCGACGATCTCGACGCGGCGACGCGCGATGCGGCGGCCGATCCGCTGGCGTGGCTGCTTTCCGCGACGCTCGCGCGGCGGATGAACGATCTGCCGCGCGCGCGGGCCGATATCGCCGAGGCGCTGAAACGCTCCGCCGACGACGCGCAGGTGCAGCTCGAGGCGGGCAATATCGCCGCGCTCTCCGGCGACGAGACCGGCGCCAGAAAAGCGTGGAGCGCCGCCCAGCGCATCGCCCCCACCGCGCCGGCAGGGGTTGCGGCGGCGCAGGCGCTGGCCCAATTCAACGGCGACCATTCGAACGAGAAGAAGCCATGA
- a CDS encoding YjgN family protein — MTDDQAEGDSAFVFTGDWRAFAPIAFTNLLLTVVTLGIYHFWGKARVRRYLWSNTRFIDNRLEWTGTGLELFIGYLIAIALFFVPFGAINLIVQGVLLRGHAGMAGLIVFFLYIALLYLFGVAIFRALRYRLSRTLWHGIRGGSNDQGFAYGLDYFWRSIVGTLALGLMIPWSMTTLWNHRWNAMSFGPMQFRAEANWGPIFPRFMLFYITPIIILVLVGVIAGAAVGTGALAGINPNTPPSPGIIITFALLAIAFYLVFFGVLGIIAMVYYSAYFREAVGSMRLGGLWFGFNARTIDWVKLYLGNFALVVVTIGIGSIFLPYRNWAFFVRHMEAHGSVHLDDMTRSTTRTPGQGEGLLDALDVGAF, encoded by the coding sequence ATGACCGACGATCAGGCGGAGGGCGACAGCGCGTTCGTCTTCACCGGCGACTGGCGCGCATTCGCGCCGATCGCCTTCACCAACCTGCTGCTGACCGTCGTCACGCTCGGCATCTATCATTTCTGGGGCAAGGCGCGCGTCAGGCGTTATCTGTGGAGCAACACGCGCTTCATCGACAACCGGCTGGAATGGACCGGCACCGGGCTGGAGCTGTTCATCGGCTACCTCATCGCGATCGCACTGTTCTTCGTGCCGTTCGGGGCGATCAACCTGATCGTGCAGGGGGTGCTGCTGCGCGGCCATGCCGGGATGGCGGGGCTGATCGTGTTCTTCCTCTACATCGCCTTGCTCTATCTGTTCGGCGTCGCGATCTTCCGCGCGCTGCGCTATCGCCTCAGCCGCACCCTGTGGCACGGCATCCGGGGCGGATCGAACGATCAGGGCTTCGCCTATGGCCTGGATTATTTCTGGCGGTCGATCGTCGGCACGCTGGCGCTGGGGCTGATGATCCCCTGGTCGATGACGACCCTGTGGAACCACCGCTGGAACGCGATGAGCTTCGGCCCGATGCAGTTCCGCGCGGAGGCGAACTGGGGGCCGATCTTCCCACGCTTCATGCTGTTCTACATCACCCCGATCATCATCCTCGTGCTGGTCGGCGTCATCGCCGGCGCGGCGGTGGGCACCGGCGCGCTCGCCGGCATCAACCCCAACACCCCGCCATCACCGGGCATCATCATCACCTTCGCGCTGCTCGCCATCGCCTTCTACCTCGTCTTCTTCGGCGTGCTCGGGATCATCGCGATGGTCTATTACTCGGCCTATTTCCGCGAGGCGGTCGGCTCGATGCGGCTGGGCGGCCTGTGGTTCGGGTTCAACGCGCGGACGATCGACTGGGTGAAGCTCTACCTCGGCAATTTCGCGCTGGTGGTGGTGACGATCGGGATCGGCTCGATCTTCCTTCCCTATCGCAACTGGGCCTTCTTCGTCCGTCACATGGAGGCGCACGGCAGCGTCCACCTCGACGACATGACGCGCTCGACGACGCGCACGCCGGGTCAGGGCGAGGGGCTGCTCGACGCGCTGGACGTCGGCGCCTTCTGA
- a CDS encoding alpha/beta hydrolase: MRPRLAFRHTPGTGPTIVFLPGYASDMEGTKAIALEQWAKAQGRAYLRFDYGGCGVSEGKFEEQSFADWRDDALAMTDEVAGGPVVLVGSSMGGWIMLSAAKLRPERVVGCVGIAPAPDFTDWGFSTDEKMRLLQEGRIERANPYGPAPTVYTSRFWQSGEANRLMFGEIPVDCPVRLVQGQRDPDVPWHRAGRLAELLRSADVQTWLVKDGDHRLSRDADIALIVRAVEDVLR; this comes from the coding sequence ATGCGTCCCCGTCTTGCTTTCCGCCACACGCCGGGCACCGGCCCGACCATTGTGTTCCTCCCCGGCTACGCCTCCGACATGGAGGGCACCAAGGCGATCGCGCTGGAGCAATGGGCCAAGGCACAGGGCCGCGCCTATCTCCGCTTCGACTATGGCGGCTGCGGCGTGAGCGAGGGAAAGTTCGAGGAGCAATCCTTCGCCGACTGGCGCGACGACGCGCTGGCGATGACCGACGAGGTGGCCGGGGGGCCGGTGGTGCTGGTCGGCTCGTCGATGGGCGGGTGGATCATGCTCTCCGCCGCGAAGCTGCGCCCCGAGCGCGTCGTCGGCTGCGTCGGCATCGCCCCGGCGCCGGACTTCACCGACTGGGGCTTTTCCACCGACGAGAAGATGCGGCTGTTACAGGAAGGGCGGATCGAGCGCGCCAATCCCTATGGCCCGGCGCCAACCGTCTATACCAGCCGCTTCTGGCAATCGGGTGAGGCCAACCGGCTGATGTTCGGCGAGATTCCGGTCGATTGCCCGGTGCGTCTGGTGCAGGGCCAGCGCGATCCCGACGTGCCGTGGCATCGCGCGGGGCGGCTCGCCGAGTTGCTCCGTTCAGCCGATGTGCAGACCTGGCTGGTCAAGGATGGCGACCACCGCCTGTCGCGCGATGCCGATATCGCGCTGATCGTCCGCGCGGTGGAGGACGTATTGCGATGA
- the gloB gene encoding hydroxyacylglutathione hydrolase — MTSPLDVIRVPVLSDNYSWLVHDADSGETMVIDPGEAQPVLDAAAARGWTITQVWNTHWHPDHVGGNGAIVAATGARVTGPEAERAKIGHLDHGVGEGDTVALGAHRATVLAVPGHTAGHIAFHFADDDAVFTGDTLFAMGCGRLFEGDAAQMLANMRRFAAMSPETLVYCGHEYTQANGRFALVAEPGNDAIRARMADVDAARAAGEATVPTTIALERATNPFLRAPDAGTLAARRRAKDEFRG, encoded by the coding sequence ATGACCAGCCCGCTCGACGTGATCCGCGTACCCGTGCTGAGCGACAATTACAGCTGGCTCGTCCATGATGCGGACAGCGGCGAGACGATGGTGATCGATCCCGGCGAGGCGCAGCCGGTGCTCGACGCCGCCGCCGCGCGCGGCTGGACGATCACGCAGGTGTGGAACACGCACTGGCACCCCGATCATGTCGGCGGCAACGGCGCGATCGTCGCCGCGACCGGCGCGCGCGTGACCGGCCCGGAGGCGGAGCGCGCGAAGATCGGCCACCTCGATCACGGCGTCGGCGAAGGCGATACGGTGGCGCTCGGCGCGCATCGCGCGACAGTGCTCGCGGTGCCGGGGCATACCGCCGGGCATATCGCCTTCCACTTCGCCGATGACGATGCGGTGTTCACCGGCGACACATTGTTCGCGATGGGCTGCGGCCGGCTGTTCGAGGGCGATGCGGCACAGATGCTCGCCAACATGCGCCGCTTCGCCGCCATGTCGCCGGAGACGCTGGTCTATTGCGGGCATGAATATACCCAGGCGAACGGCCGTTTCGCGCTGGTCGCGGAGCCGGGCAACGACGCGATCCGCGCACGGATGGCGGATGTGGATGCGGCGCGCGCGGCAGGCGAGGCGACCGTCCCGACGACGATCGCGCTGGAACGCGCCACCAATCCCTTCCTGCGCGCGCCCGACGCCGGAACGCTGGCGGCGCGACGCCGGGCGAAGGATGAATTCCGCGGCTGA
- a CDS encoding nitronate monooxygenase family protein — MGVDAQHRKLVTMARPAAADFFTSLGARWPVIQAPMAGFGDSALAIAAIRGGGVGSLAGAMFTPDRLLVEAATVRAAASGPLNLNFFCHTPPDDPDDTAWRAALAPFYAAEGIASDGPAPPARRPFDAETARVVEEVRPEIVSFHFGLPAPDLLARVRATGARVIGNATTVAEARWLADAGCDAIIAQGYEAGGHAGYFLGDHRPVGTFALVPQVADAVDVPVIAAGGIADARGAAAAIALGATGVQAGTAFLMTGDSNASAVHRAALATAQSHDSVFTNVFSGRFARGLRNRLVEALGPASSAAAPFPFAAAAIAPLRARAEAEGRGDYSSLWAGQGAPLARVRHAADLTEMLGAAALAARRSLA; from the coding sequence ATGGGCGTCGATGCCCAACACCGGAAGCTGGTGACGATGGCGCGGCCGGCGGCGGCTGACTTCTTCACGTCGCTCGGCGCGCGCTGGCCGGTGATCCAGGCGCCGATGGCCGGGTTCGGCGATTCGGCGCTCGCCATCGCGGCGATCCGGGGCGGCGGGGTCGGCTCGCTGGCTGGCGCGATGTTCACCCCCGATCGACTGCTCGTGGAGGCCGCCACCGTCCGCGCCGCCGCTTCGGGGCCGCTCAACCTCAATTTCTTCTGCCACACGCCGCCCGACGACCCGGACGACACCGCCTGGCGCGCCGCGCTCGCGCCTTTCTACGCGGCGGAGGGCATCGCGTCGGACGGCCCCGCTCCCCCCGCCCGTCGCCCGTTCGATGCGGAGACCGCGCGGGTGGTCGAGGAGGTGCGGCCGGAGATCGTCAGCTTCCACTTCGGCCTCCCCGCGCCCGACCTGCTCGCCCGCGTCCGCGCGACCGGGGCACGGGTGATCGGCAATGCGACGACCGTCGCGGAGGCGCGCTGGCTCGCCGACGCCGGCTGCGACGCGATCATCGCGCAGGGGTATGAGGCGGGTGGCCATGCCGGCTATTTCCTTGGCGATCATCGCCCGGTCGGTACCTTCGCCCTGGTGCCGCAGGTGGCGGACGCGGTGGACGTGCCGGTGATCGCGGCCGGCGGCATCGCCGATGCGCGCGGCGCGGCGGCGGCGATCGCCCTCGGCGCGACGGGCGTGCAGGCCGGCACCGCTTTCCTGATGACTGGCGACAGCAATGCCAGCGCGGTGCATCGCGCGGCGCTGGCGACGGCGCAGAGCCACGACAGCGTCTTCACCAATGTCTTCTCCGGCCGCTTCGCGCGCGGCCTGCGCAACCGGCTGGTCGAGGCGCTCGGTCCGGCCAGTTCCGCCGCCGCGCCCTTTCCGTTCGCCGCCGCCGCCATCGCCCCGCTGCGCGCCAGGGCGGAGGCGGAGGGTCGCGGTGACTATTCCTCGCTCTGGGCCGGGCAGGGCGCGCCACTCGCCCGGGTCCGCCATGCCGCCGACCTCACCGAAATGCTGGGCGCCGCCGCGCTCGCCGCCCGAAGGAGCCTCGCATGA